The DNA region GGTGAGGAGGAGGATGACCAACCCCCAGAGAAGACCAGTAGCGACGGCAAACGCCTTAATGTTAAGCCTCATTCACGCGCCTCCTTTTGCTCGATTTCAAAGCTGAGCACCAACCGCGTTATCGAGCAACGAGCGCGGGGTTGGTCACGACCTTACGACAACGAGACAGTTGGCGCCGCCATCGGCCTCACCGGGTTGTATAGAGAGTCACGCTCGACGGGTATCCGTCCAGCCTGACGAATCAGGTTCTCGATTTCACTCCGGGTGAGACCTTGCGGCGTATGGCCTCCGGCCATGTGATAGATCTTTTCTTCGACGACAGTTCCGTCCAGGTCGTCCGCCCCAAAGTGGAGAGCCACCTGCGCCAGTTTCGGCCCCATCATGATCCAGTAGGCTTTGATATGGTCGAAGTTGTCCAGGATCAATCGGGCGACAGCGATATTTTTCAGATCATCCACGCCCGTCGTCCAGGGAAGGTGGCTCAACTGGGTGTTCTCCGGATGAAAGGC from Blastocatellia bacterium includes:
- a CDS encoding aminofutalosine synthase MqnE, coding for GERWLEVARAVHECGVRSNATMLYGHVETIEERVDHLIRLRDLQDETGGFMAFIPLAFHPENTQLSHLPWTTGVDDLKNIAVARLILDNFDHIKAYWIMMGPKLAQVALHFGADDLDGTVVEEKIYHMAGGHTPQGLTRSEIENLIRQAGRIPVERDSLYNPVRPMAAPTVSLS